CGGCAGCATCCGCAGCGTAATGCGGGCGTCCAGTGCCAATGCTATCCGCGCCATTGTCTCGACCGTCAGCTTGTTCTCAGTGTCAAGCACGCTGTTAACGAAGCCCAGATTCGCGCCCAACTTTCTTGCCAGTTCCGCCTCCTTAAGACCCCGGACCTCCAGTAACCGCGTAAGGTCTTCTGCGAAGGTCACCTTCAGTCCCTGTGCGACGAACGGCGGGTCCTTTTGCAGTCTACTGAGACGCTCCCGAAGCTCCTTAGTGTTGTCCGTGTTCACGCTCTTTCCTCCATATTGGCTGTGAAATCGCTACGCAGCGTGCCGACCGACGCCTGCACTGCAACCTGGTTACCCGCGGCACATCCCCGGCCAATCTGCAATCGTCAATCTCAAATGGGTTGGTCTTGCCGCCGGCATCGAATCGGGTAACTGGCGGCCCGCCTTCGGCTTGCGGCTCACGGCAGCCGCGTTGGTTAGGCGAAATCGTACATCGTTCATCGTTTGGCGCTAGCCGCCAGAAGGACGATACTTGCTGCCGCGAAGTCCGGTTGTTCGCAGATAGCGAACCAACCCGCTGATCACGGACCCGGCCCGATTCGCCTGCTCCTGCAGCCGGTGAAACTCAGGCTGGCTAAGGTAGCCCTGGTCCAGAGCAACGTAGAGCTGAGCGCTGACCTCCGACGCAGACCCTCTGGCAACGGAGAGGAATTGCACGAACTCACGTGCGCCGCCCCGGCCGAAACCCTCGGCGATGTTGGACATCACGGAAACTGCAGCCCGGCGGATCTGGTCCCTCAGCCCGAAATCGCGCCCGAACGCACCCTTCCCCGACGCATCATAGATCAGGTTCGCCAACGTCCTGGCTTGCTGCCACGCCTCTATTTCCTCGAATGTCTTGAACGTCCCCACGTTCTACTCCTTGTTGTCCGTAACGATCCCACGATGTACGAGTCCGACGACGTGATTGGCAATCCAAGATCGCAAACAGAAAATGACTTGGGCCGTGTCAATAATCACCGCCATGTCCCCGCATTCTCGGGGCAGAGATCCGGACCGAAGGTAGAATTCAGCCGGCGACGGCGTATTCGACTGCGCGGGGATTCTCCACGCGCTTTGAAGCGTTCAGAATCTCAAGCCCGACTACATTGCCGTCCTTGTCGTAGTCCAAGATGATTCCGGGCTTGTCCTCATCACTCTCCTGTATCTTCGCGCCGCTGAACACAACTCTTAGAACATCCACTTCCTGGTCATACGTAACCTTCATTCCGACCTCCAGTACTTGCCAATCTTGCTGGTTCGATAGCCCGTCACGACAACGGTGGCATCCGGCCGCTCGGCGACAACCACCCGCACCAGATACTGCTTGCCCTCAAGTCCGACGCGTGACTGCCGCGCCATCAGGCCGCCTTGCTCGGAAACGACCTGCTCCGGGCCGCTGAACACTTCCTCGACGACCTTGAGCGGTACGCCTCGCCTCGCAATCTCCAGACGGGCGTGCTGTGAGAACCTGACCGGTTTCATGTTGCCGTGTACCATTCTAGCCGGGTCAAGTCATGTGTCCAACACAGGTAGGCCCCGGTCCGCAGTCGTCTGCCATGAGCCATCGCCGCCGTCCTCCACTCGGACGATGAACGATGTACGCACTGTTCGACATAGGCGTCCGAAACCAACGATGAACGATGTACGAACAAACGATGAACGACCGAGGCCGTCAGCGGTCTCGGCAACCCAAAACCGTGAATCCAAAATGACTTGGGCCGTGTCAACAATCATCTGCCATGTCTCCCGAACTCGCCGCTACGTGCCCTGGGCTCGCGCGGGCGCGCCCGCATCCAGTCAAGGTAGCACCTACGTGCCTGACGTGCCTTAGCGCGGCCCTTTTGGGTCAGCCGCCAAGTCGTCGGCTGACGACCGTCGGTGGGAGCGGGCTCGACGAGGCCGCGCTTCGCAAGCAGCGCGAGCAGGCATCCGGTCGTACCCATGTCTTCAACCGTGAGCAGACCCCAGTTTTCAAGAAACCCAACCACGTCAAGCTGTCTCAGGGTGGTTAGTGCCCTTGTCCCCGGCCAGCGAGCAGCTGCCCGTATCGTCTCGCGCGGTTCGGCCACGCGACGCTTGCGGGCCTCAGGCGGAGGTCGTTTCAGACGAAGTGCGCGGATCGCGTTGCGGACGCGCTCCGCTCCGTAGACGGGTATCACTGGACGGCCCGAATTCAGATAGGTACGACCGGCGCGAATGCCTACTACGCGCAGCAAGCTGAGTATCTCCGCCGATTCGGATTCGTCCCAGGCCCTGAATCTCAGCTCGTGCCCATGTTTGTAGGTCCGCCAGGTCTCGTGGCGGCTGCGGTGTTCATTCGGGACACGCAAGCAGCCGCCCTGTGCGTAGAATTCCCGCAGACGTTCGCCGGCCGCGGCTCTACTTTCGGCGAGGGACGCTTCCATCGTCACAAGCTAGGAGCCGTCAGCCGCAGACCAGCCAATCGGCAATCGTCAATCGGCAATCTACAATGTCGTGGGCCGTCAGCGGTCTCGCCAATCCAAAATCGTAAATCCGAAATGACTTGGGCCGTGTCAATAACCATCTACTGTCCCCCGAATTCCCCGTCTAGATTCTCTTGTCCGACCTTCAGCACGAGGAAGTCAAGCAGGCGGACGTCGTGACACAGGCTCAGGCGGCTATCCAGTCTCCTGAGTCTGTGGAGGATGATCCCTACGTCGCCTCCCCTGGCCCACAAGATATAGCTCATCTTGACATATCGCAGCAGGTCCGTGTAGCGTTTGACTCGCTCCTCAGCGTCGCTTCCTGTCGGTGGCAGTTTCTTCTGAAAGAAGCAGAGAACGTGCCTGTCTATGATCGGTTCTGACTCAACGCGCATCGAGACGAGCTTCGATGTGAACGAGAACTCCATCCTACCGCTGCATCTACGGAGTTCGAGGATGACATCTGCATGCTTGGGCTTCCTAGCTAGATGCAGTACCTCAAAGAACATGTCCTTGAAGGCCTGGTCCCGATGGGCGTAATTGAGACCGTAGTAGCGCTCAAACAGCGAACGGAATCGGATACGGTCGGCTGGACGCCGAGAGTCAATCAATCCCTTAAGCTCGAGATACGGAAACACGTCACGATGGCGCATGAGACTCTGGGCCTGTCTGAGCTTGCGCATCCTGCTTCTGTCGAGAAGAAGGGCGTGTCTGTCACGCACAGGAGCAAGCCCCAACTGCCACTCGGGCAATCATGCGCGGGTTGAGGCGAAGCACACTCATACCTTGCCGCCCATCGCCCTGTACGCATCGAGAACGCGCCGCATAGCACGCTTCTGTCCGTTCGAAATAGCCATGTCTCGAGATTTGCCGTCTCGGCCGAGGAATCGTATCTTTGCAGACTTGGACCCGACTACCGCCTCCACAATGGGCAACACTGAATCATCGACCGCGTCGTCGGAGTACTCACGTAGTCCACCCTCGAACGTCAGCACGCCGTCCCACGTGATTCCGCCCGGCGAGTAATCCAGGACACTGTCATCGAGCCAAAAGGCATACCCGTGAGTGAACAGGTACTGATCGCCGAAGTACTGCACTCGGAAACGAAGCTCTGTCGCTATTGCCGTACCGTCCTCCACCGAGAAGTAGAGGTACACGGCGTAGCAGCCTTTGTGAACGGGCGTTGCCTCGTCTTCGTAGAACGTTCGCTTCTTGAAGTCATCGTGGTCCTTCCGCATGCAGGCGGTCGCCCGCGATAGCCGCTCAGTCTCCTCGGCAAGCCGCGCGGAATCGGCTGCTGCGCTAGCAGCATTGACGCTATCCCTGTAAGTCGCGATCCGTTGCAGCAGAAGCCTTGCGGAATCTGCCTCTGGCGATGCAGGGTGTCTGCTGACAACGAGCCCAAGATCGTGCTCCGCAGCCGACAGGTCACCCTGACGGAGTAGTCCACAACCCTCTGCAAGCAATCGCCCGGCTCCGTACCGCAGCTCCTCAATCTCCGCCTTGAGCCGTTCATTCTCCGCTTGAACCTTGCTGTACTCGGCTTTGGACGGCCCGCAGCTAGCCGCAAGGAGGAGTATCGCGCAGATCCCGAGAAGCCACCCATCCCTCAATCTCAAGCCCGGTCTCTCAAATCCAGTCTCTGTTGCGTGCCCGGCATCTTCGTCTCTCACGCGTGCGCTCCTTCGACAATCGCAGTCTCATCCTCAGGCAATCCATACAACTCATACACCAGCGCGTCGATCTGCGCGTCCGTGGCGTCGATGGTGCGTTTGATGGATTCTTGTTCGTGCGGGGTTTTGGCCTTGGGCAACTGCTTGTGCAGGTCGAGCATCCGCTCCACCAGTACGAC
This genomic stretch from candidate division WOR-3 bacterium harbors:
- a CDS encoding four helix bundle protein, translated to MGTFKTFEEIEAWQQARTLANLIYDASGKGAFGRDFGLRDQIRRAAVSVMSNIAEGFGRGGAREFVQFLSVARGSASEVSAQLYVALDQGYLSQPEFHRLQEQANRAGSVISGLVRYLRTTGLRGSKYRPSGG
- a CDS encoding DUF2283 domain-containing protein produces the protein MKVTYDQEVDVLRVVFSGAKIQESDEDKPGIILDYDKDGNVVGLEILNASKRVENPRAVEYAVAG
- a CDS encoding DUF4258 domain-containing protein, with translation MKPVRFSQHARLEIARRGVPLKVVEEVFSGPEQVVSEQGGLMARQSRVGLEGKQYLVRVVVAERPDATVVVTGYRTSKIGKYWRSE